From one Malus sylvestris chromosome 1, drMalSylv7.2, whole genome shotgun sequence genomic stretch:
- the LOC126618632 gene encoding sphingoid long-chain bases kinase 2, mitochondrial-like isoform X1 yields the protein MGTNLIAFGGGGGIAVGGGVRVSMATPWAVRAELPKAPDLCVDRSILGSGSSSSGRHDLVFVVNPSSLSLSLSLSLSFSLCFYEFCGLLKWEIGAGANGRTGKEWKKLLPYLRSRLGADCNICESLTSGPSHAIDITREAIREGADAVIAVGGDGTLHEVVNGFFWAGKTVTNYDRDATHSTALGLIPLGTGSDFARTFGWKNDPHEAIDRIAKGQRSQIDVGVISGEDGEPHYFANVADIHLSAKAGFYASSYKRFGNLCYVIGSLKAFVGHCNQDLKIKVNEGEWEVYSQVTAVCVGNAKYFGGGMKITPNADPRSGNFEQVVILQDFKWYDFILKLHKLYNGMHLTMKNVSSRSVHSIEVEDISGSGSIYVQSDGERLGFLPRKFCVLPSAIEMIC from the exons ATGGGCACTAATCTGATAGCATTCGGAGGCGGTGGAGGAATAGCAGTAGGCGGAGGAGTGAGAGTTTCAATGGCGACACCGTGGGCTGTGAGAGCAGAACTCCCCAAAGCTCCTGACCTGTGCGTTGACCGCTCCATTCTGGGAAGTGGGTCTTCCTCGTCTGGCCGTCATGACCTCGTTTTCGTCGTCAATCCTagcagtctctctctctctctctctctctctctctctttctctctgtgtTTTTATGAGTTTTGTGGATTATTGAAATGGGAAATCGGAGCAGGTGCGAATGGGAGGACAGGGAAGGAGTGGAAGAAGCTGCTTCCATATCTAAGGTCTCGCCTTGGTGCTGATTGCAAC ATATGTGAATCTTTAACATCAGGCCCGTCTCATGCAATTGACATAACGAGGGAG GCTATACGTGAGGGAGCTGATGCTGTAATCGCAGTGGGAGGAGATGGAACTCTGCATGAG GTTGTTAATGGATTCTTTTGGGCAGGAAAAACTGTTACTAATTATGATAGGGATGCCACCCATTCAACTGCACTTGGT CTCATTCCTTTGGGGACTGGATCCGATTTTGCCAGAACATTTGGCTG GAAAAATGATCCCCATGAAGCCATTGACCGTATAGCcaaag GGCAGAGATCACAGATTGATGTTGGTGTTATTAGTGGAGAAGATGGAGAACCTCATTACTTTGCTAATGTTGCTGACATTCATTT GAGTGCAAAAGCAGGATTCTATGCTTCTAGTTATAAGAGATTTGGAAACTTGTGCTACGTTATTGGTTCATtaaaagcttttgttgggcacTGTAATCAGGACCTTAAAATTAAG GTCAATGAAGGGGAGTGGGAAGTATACTCTCAAGTAACTGCCGTTTGTGTTGGAAATGCAAAATACTTTGGTGGTGGTATGAAAATTACACCAAATGCTGACCCTCGCAGCGGCAATTTTGAG CAGGTTGTGATCCTTCAAGACTTCAAGTGGTATGACTTTATTCTGAAGCTACATAAGCTCTACAATGGGATGCATCTAACAATGAAAAATGTATCTTCAAGAAG CGTGCATTCTATTGAGGTGGAAGACATTTCAGGCAGTGGCAGCATTTATGTTCAATCTGACGGCGAACGTCTAGGATTCCTGCCTAGGAAGTTTTGTGTATTACCTTCTGCAATCGAAATGATATGCTGA
- the LOC126618632 gene encoding sphingoid long-chain bases kinase 2, mitochondrial-like isoform X4, producing the protein MGTNLIAFGGGGGIAVGGGVRVSMATPWAVRAELPKAPDLCVDRSILGSGSSSSGRHDLVFVVNPSSANGRTGKEWKKLLPYLRSRLGADCNICESLTSGPSHAIDITREAIREGADAVIAVGGDGTLHEVVNGFFWAGKTVTNYDRDATHSTALGLIPLGTGSDFARTFGWKNDPHEAIDRIAKGQRSQIDVGVISGEDGEPHYFANVADIHLSAKAGFYASSYKRFGNLCYVIGSLKAFVGHCNQDLKIKVNEGEWEVYSQVTAVCVGNAKYFGGGMKITPNADPRSGNFEVVILQDFKWYDFILKLHKLYNGMHLTMKNVSSRSVHSIEVEDISGSGSIYVQSDGERLGFLPRKFCVLPSAIEMIC; encoded by the exons ATGGGCACTAATCTGATAGCATTCGGAGGCGGTGGAGGAATAGCAGTAGGCGGAGGAGTGAGAGTTTCAATGGCGACACCGTGGGCTGTGAGAGCAGAACTCCCCAAAGCTCCTGACCTGTGCGTTGACCGCTCCATTCTGGGAAGTGGGTCTTCCTCGTCTGGCCGTCATGACCTCGTTTTCGTCGTCAATCCTagca GTGCGAATGGGAGGACAGGGAAGGAGTGGAAGAAGCTGCTTCCATATCTAAGGTCTCGCCTTGGTGCTGATTGCAAC ATATGTGAATCTTTAACATCAGGCCCGTCTCATGCAATTGACATAACGAGGGAG GCTATACGTGAGGGAGCTGATGCTGTAATCGCAGTGGGAGGAGATGGAACTCTGCATGAG GTTGTTAATGGATTCTTTTGGGCAGGAAAAACTGTTACTAATTATGATAGGGATGCCACCCATTCAACTGCACTTGGT CTCATTCCTTTGGGGACTGGATCCGATTTTGCCAGAACATTTGGCTG GAAAAATGATCCCCATGAAGCCATTGACCGTATAGCcaaag GGCAGAGATCACAGATTGATGTTGGTGTTATTAGTGGAGAAGATGGAGAACCTCATTACTTTGCTAATGTTGCTGACATTCATTT GAGTGCAAAAGCAGGATTCTATGCTTCTAGTTATAAGAGATTTGGAAACTTGTGCTACGTTATTGGTTCATtaaaagcttttgttgggcacTGTAATCAGGACCTTAAAATTAAG GTCAATGAAGGGGAGTGGGAAGTATACTCTCAAGTAACTGCCGTTTGTGTTGGAAATGCAAAATACTTTGGTGGTGGTATGAAAATTACACCAAATGCTGACCCTCGCAGCGGCAATTTTGAG GTTGTGATCCTTCAAGACTTCAAGTGGTATGACTTTATTCTGAAGCTACATAAGCTCTACAATGGGATGCATCTAACAATGAAAAATGTATCTTCAAGAAG CGTGCATTCTATTGAGGTGGAAGACATTTCAGGCAGTGGCAGCATTTATGTTCAATCTGACGGCGAACGTCTAGGATTCCTGCCTAGGAAGTTTTGTGTATTACCTTCTGCAATCGAAATGATATGCTGA
- the LOC126618632 gene encoding sphingoid long-chain bases kinase 2, mitochondrial-like isoform X2 has translation MGTNLIAFGGGGGIAVGGGVRVSMATPWAVRAELPKAPDLCVDRSILGSGSSSSGRHDLVFVVNPSSLSLSLSLSLSFSLCFYEFCGLLKWEIGAGANGRTGKEWKKLLPYLRSRLGADCNICESLTSGPSHAIDITREAIREGADAVIAVGGDGTLHEVVNGFFWAGKTVTNYDRDATHSTALGLIPLGTGSDFARTFGWKNDPHEAIDRIAKGQRSQIDVGVISGEDGEPHYFANVADIHLSAKAGFYASSYKRFGNLCYVIGSLKAFVGHCNQDLKIKVNEGEWEVYSQVTAVCVGNAKYFGGGMKITPNADPRSGNFEVVILQDFKWYDFILKLHKLYNGMHLTMKNVSSRSVHSIEVEDISGSGSIYVQSDGERLGFLPRKFCVLPSAIEMIC, from the exons ATGGGCACTAATCTGATAGCATTCGGAGGCGGTGGAGGAATAGCAGTAGGCGGAGGAGTGAGAGTTTCAATGGCGACACCGTGGGCTGTGAGAGCAGAACTCCCCAAAGCTCCTGACCTGTGCGTTGACCGCTCCATTCTGGGAAGTGGGTCTTCCTCGTCTGGCCGTCATGACCTCGTTTTCGTCGTCAATCCTagcagtctctctctctctctctctctctctctctctttctctctgtgtTTTTATGAGTTTTGTGGATTATTGAAATGGGAAATCGGAGCAGGTGCGAATGGGAGGACAGGGAAGGAGTGGAAGAAGCTGCTTCCATATCTAAGGTCTCGCCTTGGTGCTGATTGCAAC ATATGTGAATCTTTAACATCAGGCCCGTCTCATGCAATTGACATAACGAGGGAG GCTATACGTGAGGGAGCTGATGCTGTAATCGCAGTGGGAGGAGATGGAACTCTGCATGAG GTTGTTAATGGATTCTTTTGGGCAGGAAAAACTGTTACTAATTATGATAGGGATGCCACCCATTCAACTGCACTTGGT CTCATTCCTTTGGGGACTGGATCCGATTTTGCCAGAACATTTGGCTG GAAAAATGATCCCCATGAAGCCATTGACCGTATAGCcaaag GGCAGAGATCACAGATTGATGTTGGTGTTATTAGTGGAGAAGATGGAGAACCTCATTACTTTGCTAATGTTGCTGACATTCATTT GAGTGCAAAAGCAGGATTCTATGCTTCTAGTTATAAGAGATTTGGAAACTTGTGCTACGTTATTGGTTCATtaaaagcttttgttgggcacTGTAATCAGGACCTTAAAATTAAG GTCAATGAAGGGGAGTGGGAAGTATACTCTCAAGTAACTGCCGTTTGTGTTGGAAATGCAAAATACTTTGGTGGTGGTATGAAAATTACACCAAATGCTGACCCTCGCAGCGGCAATTTTGAG GTTGTGATCCTTCAAGACTTCAAGTGGTATGACTTTATTCTGAAGCTACATAAGCTCTACAATGGGATGCATCTAACAATGAAAAATGTATCTTCAAGAAG CGTGCATTCTATTGAGGTGGAAGACATTTCAGGCAGTGGCAGCATTTATGTTCAATCTGACGGCGAACGTCTAGGATTCCTGCCTAGGAAGTTTTGTGTATTACCTTCTGCAATCGAAATGATATGCTGA
- the LOC126618632 gene encoding sphingoid long-chain bases kinase 2, mitochondrial-like isoform X3 translates to MGTNLIAFGGGGGIAVGGGVRVSMATPWAVRAELPKAPDLCVDRSILGSGSSSSGRHDLVFVVNPSSANGRTGKEWKKLLPYLRSRLGADCNICESLTSGPSHAIDITREAIREGADAVIAVGGDGTLHEVVNGFFWAGKTVTNYDRDATHSTALGLIPLGTGSDFARTFGWKNDPHEAIDRIAKGQRSQIDVGVISGEDGEPHYFANVADIHLSAKAGFYASSYKRFGNLCYVIGSLKAFVGHCNQDLKIKVNEGEWEVYSQVTAVCVGNAKYFGGGMKITPNADPRSGNFEQVVILQDFKWYDFILKLHKLYNGMHLTMKNVSSRSVHSIEVEDISGSGSIYVQSDGERLGFLPRKFCVLPSAIEMIC, encoded by the exons ATGGGCACTAATCTGATAGCATTCGGAGGCGGTGGAGGAATAGCAGTAGGCGGAGGAGTGAGAGTTTCAATGGCGACACCGTGGGCTGTGAGAGCAGAACTCCCCAAAGCTCCTGACCTGTGCGTTGACCGCTCCATTCTGGGAAGTGGGTCTTCCTCGTCTGGCCGTCATGACCTCGTTTTCGTCGTCAATCCTagca GTGCGAATGGGAGGACAGGGAAGGAGTGGAAGAAGCTGCTTCCATATCTAAGGTCTCGCCTTGGTGCTGATTGCAAC ATATGTGAATCTTTAACATCAGGCCCGTCTCATGCAATTGACATAACGAGGGAG GCTATACGTGAGGGAGCTGATGCTGTAATCGCAGTGGGAGGAGATGGAACTCTGCATGAG GTTGTTAATGGATTCTTTTGGGCAGGAAAAACTGTTACTAATTATGATAGGGATGCCACCCATTCAACTGCACTTGGT CTCATTCCTTTGGGGACTGGATCCGATTTTGCCAGAACATTTGGCTG GAAAAATGATCCCCATGAAGCCATTGACCGTATAGCcaaag GGCAGAGATCACAGATTGATGTTGGTGTTATTAGTGGAGAAGATGGAGAACCTCATTACTTTGCTAATGTTGCTGACATTCATTT GAGTGCAAAAGCAGGATTCTATGCTTCTAGTTATAAGAGATTTGGAAACTTGTGCTACGTTATTGGTTCATtaaaagcttttgttgggcacTGTAATCAGGACCTTAAAATTAAG GTCAATGAAGGGGAGTGGGAAGTATACTCTCAAGTAACTGCCGTTTGTGTTGGAAATGCAAAATACTTTGGTGGTGGTATGAAAATTACACCAAATGCTGACCCTCGCAGCGGCAATTTTGAG CAGGTTGTGATCCTTCAAGACTTCAAGTGGTATGACTTTATTCTGAAGCTACATAAGCTCTACAATGGGATGCATCTAACAATGAAAAATGTATCTTCAAGAAG CGTGCATTCTATTGAGGTGGAAGACATTTCAGGCAGTGGCAGCATTTATGTTCAATCTGACGGCGAACGTCTAGGATTCCTGCCTAGGAAGTTTTGTGTATTACCTTCTGCAATCGAAATGATATGCTGA
- the LOC126618680 gene encoding uncharacterized protein LOC126618680 yields MAHSFSYASIPQGLTAQPQHQHHLSFPPNPPHNVYRFRCRAENRTTNSPTDKESQPQNALLKVAWYSSELLGIATSFFRPPSASEPPPGPALELGRDGSGAVDRAVVVKSIKEDFERSYFVTGNLRLDAYEEDCEFADPATSFRGLQRFKRNCTNFGSLLVKSNMKLMKWEDFEDKGIGHWRFSCILTFPWRPILSASGYTEYYFDEVSGKVCRHVEHWNVPKMVLLKQILKPSRRFWPKKSGG; encoded by the exons atggcGCATAGTTTCTCCTACGCTTCCATTCCTCAGGGCCTCACCGCCCAACCCCAACACCAACACCACCTCAGTTTCCCGCCAAACCCTCCTCACAACGTCTACAGATTTCGTTGCAGAGCAGAAAACCGAACAACTAACTCCCCAACCGACAAAGAATCTCAACCTCAAAACGCACTGCTTAAGGTGGCCTGGTACAGCTCCGAGCTTCTTGGAATTGCCACGTCGTTTTTTCGGCCACCGTCTGCTTCCGAACCTCCTCCTGGTCCCGCCCTCGAGCTTGGAAGAGACGGGTCGGGAGCGGTTGATCGTGCGGTGGTAGTTAAATCCATCAAAGAAGACTTTGAGAGATCATACTTTGTCACAG GGAACCTTAGGCTTGATGCATATGAGGAGGATTGTGAGTTTGCTGATCCAGCAACTTCGTTCAGAGGCCTGCAGCGTTTCAAGAGGAACTGCACAAATTTTGGATCACTTTTAGTCAAGTCAAATATGAAGCTCATGAAGTGGGAAGATTTTGAG GATAAAGGAATTGGTCACTGGAGATTTAGTTGTATCTTGACATTCCCTTGGAGGCCCATTCTATCTG CGAGTGGATACACAGAGTATTACTTTGATGAAGTGTCAGGAAAAGTGTGCAG GCATGTAGAGCACTGGAATGTTCCTAAAATGGTTCTACTGAAGCAAATTCTAAAGCCGAGTCGTAGGTTTTGGCCTAAGAAATCAGGTGGTTGA
- the LOC126618670 gene encoding 50S ribosomal protein L5, chloroplastic — protein MACPSLLRSATSSFHGQFPVAVSPPPLRLSYGNPRNVVVQVKAAEVVLVEKSEAEKVSRLKTTYLERIIPKLKEEFSYTKIHEVPKIEKIVVNCGIGDAQQNAKGLEAAMNDLALITGQRPIKTRAKVSLATFKIREGQPLGIAVTLRGNVMYAFLDRLINLGLPRTRDFQGLNPNSFDGNGNYALGIKEQSVFPEIRFDLGKGRGMDVCIRTTAKTDKEAQTLLAQMGMPFRETGPASAVRKKKLKSHHFSSKGGRGRR, from the exons ATGGCCTGCCCTTCGCTCTTACGCTCCGCCACGTCGTCGTTTCACGGCCAATTCCCCGTTGCCGTTTCACCTCCGCCTTTACGACTTTCGTACGGAAACCCTAGGAATGTGGTGGTGCAGGTGAAGGCCGCGGAGGTGGTGCTGGTAGAGAAGTCGGAGGCAGAAAAGGTCAGCCGGCTCAAAACCACTTACCTCGAAAGAATCATCCCTAAGCTCAAAGAAGAGTTCTCTTACACCAAAATCCACGAG GTTCCGAAGATTGAGAAGATTGTGGTGAACTGTGGAATTGGAGATGCTCAACAGAATGCTAAGGGATTGGAAGCGGCAATGAATGACTTGGCACTCATTACAGGGCAGAGACCCATCAAGACACGAGCAAAGGTTTCCCTTGCTACCTTCAAGATCAGGGAAGGCCAGCCACTTGGGATTGCTGTCACACTCAGAGGAAAT GTGATGTATGCATTCCTTGATCGTCTGATTAACCTGGGACTTCCTAGGACAAGGGATTTCCAAGGTCTAAACCCAAATAGTTTTGATGGAAATGGGAATTACGCCCTTGGAATCAAGGAACAGAGTGTGTTCCCGGAGATTCGGTTTGATCTTGGTAAGGGCAGGGGAATGGATGTTTGCATCAGAACAACTGCTAAAACAGACAAAGAAGCACAGACGCTTTTGGCTCAGATGGGGATGCCGTTCAGAGAGACCGGCCCAGCATCGGCGGTGCGCAAGAAGAAGCTCAAGTCTCACCATTTCAGTTCGAAGGGTGGAAGAGGACGAAGGTGA